The Neosynechococcus sphagnicola sy1 genome window below encodes:
- the coaBC gene encoding bifunctional phosphopantothenoylcysteine decarboxylase/phosphopantothenate--cysteine ligase CoaBC, producing MNIQGRRVLIGITGGIAAYKVCDLVSTLAKLGANVRVLLTRGAEAFITPLTLATLSRQTAFTDADFWQPLPRPLHIELGEWAELLVIAPLTANTLAKLAHGLADNLLTNTVLASTCPILLAPAMNTDMWEQPVVQQNHQRLQTQLRYHWADPEAGILACDRVGTGRMATPTKILAQIQSLLYSQGQRDLANKHLLISAASTREHFDPVRFIGNPATGKMGLALAQAALHRGANVTLVHGPISWEPPQGITAIAITSAAQMRQVMVSQFPTVDWVIMAAAVADVKPRHYSPEKLPKRSLPSTLELELVPDILGELSINKQPHQRLVGFAAQTGEIIPPALAKLQQKHLDAIAANPIDQPDSGFGSEQNQAVFLDRQGRQTTIPLVSKLHLAHALCDFVQTIPDAVGASPALWGN from the coding sequence GTGAATATTCAGGGACGGCGAGTGCTCATCGGCATCACGGGAGGAATTGCAGCCTATAAAGTCTGCGACCTAGTTTCGACCCTGGCAAAATTAGGTGCCAATGTTCGTGTCCTGCTGACGCGAGGCGCTGAGGCATTTATTACCCCCCTCACCTTAGCAACCCTGTCCCGCCAGACCGCCTTCACCGATGCCGATTTTTGGCAACCTCTGCCCCGCCCCCTCCACATTGAACTCGGGGAATGGGCTGAACTTTTGGTCATTGCCCCCTTAACAGCCAATACCCTCGCCAAGCTAGCCCACGGCTTGGCAGATAATCTTTTAACCAATACGGTTTTGGCCTCCACCTGTCCGATCCTGTTGGCACCAGCTATGAATACCGACATGTGGGAACAACCAGTGGTGCAGCAAAACCACCAACGGCTTCAGACCCAGCTTCGCTATCACTGGGCCGACCCGGAGGCTGGAATTTTGGCCTGTGATCGCGTCGGCACCGGACGGATGGCTACACCCACAAAGATCCTAGCCCAGATCCAATCCCTGCTGTACTCCCAGGGACAGCGAGATCTGGCCAATAAGCATCTGTTGATCAGTGCTGCCAGCACCCGCGAACATTTTGATCCGGTGCGGTTTATTGGCAACCCAGCCACGGGCAAAATGGGTTTAGCCTTAGCACAGGCAGCGCTACACCGAGGTGCCAACGTGACGCTGGTTCATGGCCCCATTTCCTGGGAACCTCCCCAAGGGATAACCGCGATCGCGATTACCAGTGCGGCACAGATGCGCCAGGTGATGGTGAGTCAGTTTCCAACAGTGGACTGGGTGATTATGGCCGCTGCTGTTGCCGATGTTAAACCACGCCATTACAGCCCTGAGAAATTACCGAAGCGATCGCTGCCCTCCACCTTAGAACTAGAATTGGTACCGGATATTCTGGGGGAGTTGAGTATTAATAAACAACCCCATCAGCGATTAGTGGGCTTTGCAGCTCAAACCGGCGAGATCATTCCCCCGGCTCTGGCAAAATTGCAGCAAAAACACCTAGACGCGATCGCGGCCAACCCCATCGACCAACCAGATAGTGGCTTTGGGAGTGAACAAAACCAAGCTGTTTTCCTCGATCGCCAGGGACGGCAGACGACCATTCCCTTGGTGAGCAAGCTGCACCTCGCCCATGCATTGTGCGATTTTGTGCAAACGATCCCTGATGCAGTGGGGGCTAGCCCCGCTCTTTGGGGAAATTGA
- a CDS encoding DUF2555 domain-containing protein — MIATPISSQDIAALNVAEVEQLAKRLEQDQYTNVFEGLEDWHRLRAIAFQRPELAAPYLHLLDLEAYDEA; from the coding sequence ATGATTGCAACTCCCATTTCCAGTCAGGATATCGCCGCCCTGAATGTGGCTGAAGTTGAACAGTTGGCGAAGCGCTTGGAGCAAGATCAATACACCAACGTCTTTGAAGGTTTAGAGGATTGGCACCGCCTGCGGGCGATCGCCTTCCAGCGTCCGGAATTGGCAGCTCCCTACCTACATCTGCTGGATTTAGAAGCCTACGACGAAGCGTGA